In one Candidatus Methylacidiphilales bacterium genomic region, the following are encoded:
- a CDS encoding alpha-ketoacid dehydrogenase subunit beta, with translation MPILTMREALNQAMAEEMERDERVFLLGEEVAEYDGAYKVSQGLLKRFGPKRVIDTPISESGFAGLAIGAAMYGLRPIVEFMTWSFSLVAYDQIINNAGQIRYMSGGQFSIPIVFRGSSGGGLQVGATHSHTPENWYANVPALTVITPAFPDDAKGLLKSAIRSNNPVCFIENEKLYGFKGEIPEGEYLTPIGKARVVREGNEVTLIANSASTHRALAAADQLAQEQGLSCEVIDLRTIKPFDFDTIAASVVKTNRVVIVEENKPFCGWGAQIAYEIQRELFDDLDAPIHRVTGLDVPQPYNGRLEQAVLPNEERIKEAVRFVTS, from the coding sequence ATGCCGATATTGACGATGCGAGAGGCCTTAAACCAGGCTATGGCTGAGGAGATGGAGCGTGATGAGCGCGTGTTTCTTTTGGGCGAGGAGGTCGCGGAATACGATGGTGCATATAAAGTGAGCCAAGGACTTTTGAAACGTTTTGGTCCTAAGCGTGTGATTGATACACCGATTAGCGAGTCTGGATTTGCGGGCCTTGCCATCGGCGCAGCGATGTATGGGTTAAGGCCTATTGTTGAATTTATGACTTGGAGTTTCTCCCTTGTCGCTTACGATCAGATTATTAACAATGCTGGCCAGATCCGTTACATGTCGGGCGGGCAATTTTCCATTCCGATTGTCTTTAGAGGTTCATCGGGAGGCGGCTTGCAAGTCGGGGCGACTCACTCTCACACGCCCGAAAATTGGTATGCTAATGTGCCTGCCTTGACTGTGATCACTCCTGCGTTTCCCGACGATGCTAAAGGACTATTAAAATCAGCAATTCGTTCCAACAACCCCGTTTGCTTCATCGAAAACGAGAAACTTTATGGCTTCAAAGGTGAGATTCCCGAAGGTGAATATCTTACTCCGATTGGAAAAGCGCGTGTGGTAAGAGAAGGTAACGAGGTCACTTTGATCGCAAATAGCGCAAGCACTCATCGCGCTCTTGCTGCAGCAGATCAACTCGCGCAAGAGCAAGGTCTTTCTTGTGAAGTGATCGATTTACGCACAATAAAGCCATTTGATTTCGACACGATTGCAGCTTCTGTAGTAAAGACCAACCGGGTCGTAATTGTGGAAGAGAACAAGCCTTTCTGTGGATGGGGTGCACAAATTGCTTATGAAATTCAACGTGAGCTGTTCGATGATCTCGATGCTCCTATTCATAGGGTGACGGGGTTAGACGTTCCGCAACCCTACAACGGAAGGCTCGAGCAAGCTGTATTGCCTAACGAGGAAAGGATAAAAGAAGCGGTGCGTTTTGTGACGAGTTGA
- a CDS encoding O-antigen ligase family protein gives MVAVLLVLLTLMLGGGGTFTVQGVVIFTIGVLWIVSPPRKLFPWGLVIVASIFLLWPLNALMELPQEQWPLWRTRLVEIMGENLMGTKRSPQPWVTWESWLLLVGGGMWIIWCAGQDWPWSRLQALVVLLLSGISVLVILAAVGYFTGLYVGVWEMRTQHAKVFGFFLNRNQTGTVLALAGLFVAALIDMDLRHRRWRWRAPLWAMFYIPILGGMFLTGSRMAVILFFLGTVAWMVITQTQRQHRRWKTNVVLISILLVLVAGFMVFGGRAYDRLVALIMRETELAEDLRLAIFENVLRVSGEFVAWGMGLGQFASVFPQYQDYPLTKYLKLLHPESSWLWAFLEMGVLGVALLLLATAFFLVSSFPNRESEGFALRAAAYVACIGFLVNMIFDVPAHRLGTIMLFGLLVGFAIKNKAWKDAHVIVQWIARIVGAFVLTVGGYFISSSVGLFQFPSSAQAERLKQQIIKDVESKEIEVAQANLKSFLTIQPLNAQMLFMRGQIASMVQDFEVAQNSFRVARLVEPFSVDRAFVEAQIWLHHNPILAVEAWRDLLERGDPERRASYFGLLFSQMRPLGGEALRHLRRIARRHTDIYLRYLMMLNAKDFDSEMQNEIENPEWIVSLKSEQRDELLRYWARLGNPTQLEQFFLNYPTWCHIHRLAYGWMLYRLERYEEAYKALEASIEKPTLPSVTLPPDRESVRKAYYRQPDQFHIAYQYILLLKEEQNLPELIRALERVIRLENAPPYFTYLLGQNLSLVGEYARACKEMLNYYQEISSKKK, from the coding sequence GTGGTCGCTGTATTGCTTGTTCTGCTGACGCTGATGTTAGGGGGCGGAGGCACTTTTACCGTGCAAGGGGTTGTTATCTTCACTATCGGGGTGTTGTGGATCGTATCTCCTCCTAGAAAATTATTTCCATGGGGCTTAGTGATAGTTGCAAGTATCTTTCTTTTATGGCCCTTGAATGCTCTGATGGAATTGCCGCAGGAGCAGTGGCCTCTTTGGCGCACGCGGCTTGTTGAGATTATGGGAGAAAATCTGATGGGGACGAAACGCTCACCACAACCTTGGGTCACATGGGAGTCTTGGCTCCTTCTTGTGGGAGGGGGGATGTGGATCATATGGTGTGCAGGACAAGATTGGCCCTGGTCACGCTTGCAGGCATTGGTGGTTTTGCTGTTGAGTGGGATATCGGTGTTGGTGATTTTGGCAGCGGTGGGTTATTTCACAGGCCTGTATGTCGGCGTGTGGGAGATGCGAACGCAACATGCAAAGGTCTTTGGTTTTTTTCTAAATCGCAACCAGACTGGGACTGTGTTAGCACTGGCCGGGCTTTTTGTGGCCGCGTTAATTGACATGGATTTGCGACACCGACGGTGGCGATGGCGAGCTCCGCTATGGGCGATGTTTTATATTCCGATTCTAGGCGGCATGTTTCTGACGGGCTCCAGGATGGCTGTAATACTTTTTTTTCTGGGCACAGTAGCGTGGATGGTCATCACACAGACACAACGACAGCACAGGCGATGGAAAACAAACGTGGTGTTGATATCGATCTTGCTAGTTTTGGTAGCAGGATTCATGGTTTTTGGGGGGCGTGCTTATGATCGGCTTGTAGCTTTGATTATGAGGGAAACCGAGCTTGCGGAGGATTTGCGATTGGCAATATTTGAAAATGTGTTGAGGGTGAGTGGCGAGTTTGTTGCATGGGGGATGGGATTGGGGCAATTTGCGAGTGTCTTTCCACAGTATCAGGATTACCCCTTAACTAAGTATTTGAAGCTGCTGCATCCCGAAAGCTCATGGTTATGGGCTTTCTTGGAGATGGGTGTGCTTGGCGTTGCGTTACTACTTCTTGCTACGGCGTTTTTTTTAGTTAGCTCATTTCCTAATCGAGAAAGTGAGGGGTTTGCTCTAAGAGCGGCAGCTTACGTGGCTTGTATTGGTTTTTTGGTAAATATGATTTTTGATGTGCCTGCCCACCGTCTAGGAACAATAATGCTGTTCGGATTACTGGTCGGATTTGCAATCAAAAACAAGGCATGGAAAGATGCTCATGTCATTGTCCAGTGGATCGCACGCATTGTAGGAGCCTTTGTTCTGACAGTCGGAGGATATTTTATTTCATCAAGTGTAGGGTTGTTTCAATTTCCTAGCTCTGCTCAAGCGGAGCGACTAAAGCAACAAATCATTAAAGATGTCGAAAGCAAAGAGATCGAGGTTGCACAGGCTAACCTAAAGTCTTTTTTAACCATACAACCTCTGAATGCTCAAATGCTGTTTATGCGGGGGCAAATTGCCTCCATGGTTCAGGACTTTGAAGTGGCACAAAATAGTTTTCGTGTTGCTCGACTAGTAGAACCTTTTTCAGTTGACCGAGCTTTTGTTGAGGCACAAATCTGGCTGCATCACAATCCTATCCTTGCGGTTGAAGCATGGCGCGATTTACTCGAGCGCGGCGATCCCGAGCGTAGAGCGTCCTATTTTGGCCTCCTCTTCAGTCAAATGCGGCCTTTGGGAGGGGAAGCCCTTCGCCATCTCCGTAGAATAGCACGCCGACATACAGATATTTACTTGAGATATTTGATGATGCTCAACGCAAAAGACTTTGATTCAGAAATGCAAAATGAGATTGAAAACCCAGAGTGGATTGTCTCCTTAAAAAGCGAACAACGCGATGAGCTCCTTCGATACTGGGCTAGATTGGGGAACCCGACTCAGCTGGAACAATTTTTTTTGAATTATCCAACCTGGTGCCACATACATCGCCTTGCCTACGGGTGGATGCTTTATCGGCTAGAACGCTACGAAGAGGCTTATAAGGCATTAGAGGCATCGATTGAGAAACCCACCCTTCCCTCAGTCACTTTGCCTCCAGATCGAGAAAGCGTCAGAAAAGCATATTACCGCCAGCCAGACCAATTTCACATCGCCTACCAATATATTCTACTACTCAAAGAGGAACAAAACTTACCTGAATTAATCCGCGCTCTTGAGCGAGTTATAAGATTAGAAAATGCACCCCCTTATTTCACTTACCTCTTAGGCCAAAACTTATCCCTTGTAGGTGAATACGCCCGTGCATGCAAAGAGATGTTGAATTACTATCAAGAGATAAGCTCAAAGAAAAAATAA
- a CDS encoding filamentous hemagglutinin N-terminal domain-containing protein, with translation MKTKNILAILHKFESKSLLLAITLILPLVTKGLSQTLPTGAHVVHGDVTINTTDTQLHFHQTTPKAIVNFDTFNIAAGHGVHFHLPNFEAATLARVTGPAASYLDGTLTSTGSLYLINPHGILIGQDGRILTQGSLALSTLDIIDQQFLNSTSSLSFIGHPLANGWIENQGRIQAYGDLYLIGTQIRNTGSINANQGTASLVAGAQELIIQDKTQPNAPRAYIRKKINATPDLASETAINNTGTIQAAAIEIQTAGGIFGTAINLGDTSHLLAQGTEEIRAAIAVTSPSGVLNINGILQAINHDGSGGSVHIDSGVTILPALPAKTHIAAKIAVSALEEYDQIPRHGGTVQILGQDINLASTASIQADGFLSTAGKILVGGDYQGKNPNLRNAQRVTINPQALLTADAQHKGDGGTIIIWSDHYTQMLGTLSARGGSNAGDGGFIEISSAGHLALPPTLDATAAAHNGKAGTILFDPSDITISNNPNSEISGPPNFTSTAATSNISYNTINSLLNQGTSVIISTSSAGNGNGDITFISDRFAQGGVLNFTGNNTTLTLNAHRNIIVQEGVTINLKGTANTGQQLILNANTTNGSINILGNLTLDAAMDGLKAQAAAIHFGPKGALFAGAGDISIHALQGDITFDSGAVLNASPSSNPSIETHLTLNANKGQIIMAKNGPENPNKISSIIIDGHSARLKAEKDITLADIQFRLNGSRDVEITSEKGSINITDLFAANLGNQNLILSAAKDITQQRGADFYILTRPNNNSTFSLLADTGKITLEGNLYADSLAPLNLLIESQGDVTLNGSYNSGKAREYSILSNEGSVQMLPSASLNTAASQIQIIAEKNLTLGNLEFSLLTQNSHITASTGTITLSGLNNFSIDDATLLLKAHGPITLSESAEIQLRSSRKNGVIEIDSQSDSQGSLDIQASLQSTADAPVAFKASAPAITLGPTAQLKSLRGIDLKSRSSDITLAANAKIDSRSMTDPFQLNAARDLILSDSSSIHASTTAPASIQAQNNIRLSTVHLESTHDSDIVIRAINGSILDNTNAETANLSWKTANNRSLHLQAGQHIGTPQNDLNLRALADNAQLRIQANQHIYTTESGSNISTLSLQTVSSASGDIRIKASGATNLVLAEPVATQAPGRSITITNDTRDGRLTQNATIGSPSLSTSIHLAASREIQQSPNTKIQASGGSVKLETTDPNAAGKIHGATGPYRSLQIDNASTLSARTASPTLTAAGAIDDSGLIKISHDTTAPTTTVENLTGRNIILTHRGPDQSQLIINQVQSTNNTDSRLMILAGRHSGENTPDNLRAADLVINGNIQSPSQNFNNILLAANRNVTINNSATVQARNGGVIQIVADESKPTSIGEGRITNQGTLNAGNNGQVILYSNRLQDTRPGVIVAANSADAAGQRFYQRDLGTNAYNPLSIPSNLPPGQTPGADLYKESAPGGGGDDGSGNNPPSGGGGNNPPSGGGGNNPPSGGGGNNPPGGGGGNNPPSGGGGNNPPSGGGDNNPPSGSNNPPGGGSNNPPGEGTGVRSGFGDQEDESLRRFVAENDKYLRMAIDALNRITTMEQSKIAQKGVYGRPWDYLLAEIYIGLNLANEEIPDTLRVWRDNTLRRLFVGEKKPPHINVEGLPDAVVQGVYNQEYWGRYTTQERIEIIREILEKRYKEKRAKKNRPSTSQALEPRRTVRSTTTVPAPTMPNQGRQQPVAPSRTPINMPATQGLVPPGTEEKIDPSFFRTTVIPPDGGRPIIVEQPREIRRPAIPPEDSGIYRILPR, from the coding sequence ATGAAAACGAAAAATATTCTCGCAATACTCCATAAATTCGAATCCAAAAGCTTACTCTTGGCCATCACTTTGATCCTACCACTCGTGACCAAAGGACTATCACAAACACTCCCCACTGGTGCACATGTCGTGCATGGAGACGTCACGATCAACACAACAGACACACAGCTACACTTCCATCAAACAACACCCAAAGCCATCGTCAATTTTGATACCTTCAATATCGCCGCCGGACACGGAGTTCATTTCCATCTCCCCAACTTCGAAGCTGCAACCCTAGCCCGCGTCACAGGACCAGCAGCTTCCTACCTCGATGGCACTCTGACATCCACTGGCTCACTTTATTTGATCAATCCCCACGGCATACTCATCGGTCAAGATGGACGCATACTCACCCAAGGCTCCCTTGCCCTTTCCACACTTGATATCATCGACCAACAATTTCTCAATTCCACCTCCAGTCTTAGTTTTATCGGTCACCCGTTAGCTAATGGTTGGATCGAGAACCAAGGCCGTATACAAGCATACGGAGATCTCTACCTCATCGGCACACAAATCCGGAACACAGGCTCAATCAACGCAAATCAAGGCACCGCTTCTCTCGTCGCAGGAGCTCAAGAGTTGATCATCCAAGACAAAACTCAACCCAACGCCCCACGCGCCTATATTCGCAAAAAAATAAACGCCACTCCCGACCTCGCCTCCGAAACAGCAATCAATAACACAGGCACCATACAAGCTGCAGCCATCGAAATTCAAACAGCCGGCGGCATATTCGGCACCGCAATAAACCTCGGCGACACCTCCCATCTCCTAGCGCAAGGCACTGAAGAAATTCGTGCCGCCATCGCTGTAACCTCTCCCTCAGGCGTCTTAAACATCAACGGCATCCTACAAGCCATCAACCACGATGGCAGCGGCGGTTCCGTCCACATCGACTCAGGCGTCACAATCCTACCTGCCCTCCCTGCAAAAACCCACATTGCTGCAAAAATAGCCGTCTCAGCACTCGAAGAATACGACCAGATTCCCCGTCACGGAGGCACTGTTCAGATTTTAGGGCAAGACATCAACCTCGCCTCCACTGCCTCTATTCAAGCCGATGGTTTCCTCTCCACAGCAGGAAAAATCCTAGTAGGAGGAGACTATCAAGGAAAAAATCCAAATCTTCGCAATGCTCAACGTGTCACAATAAATCCCCAAGCCCTCCTCACCGCAGATGCCCAGCACAAAGGAGACGGCGGCACGATCATCATTTGGTCCGATCATTACACGCAGATGCTTGGCACACTCTCAGCCCGCGGTGGCTCAAATGCTGGAGATGGCGGATTCATAGAAATCTCTAGCGCTGGCCACTTAGCTCTCCCACCCACACTAGACGCAACCGCTGCAGCCCACAACGGCAAAGCAGGCACTATCCTCTTCGACCCATCCGACATCACAATTTCCAATAATCCCAACTCAGAAATCTCCGGCCCACCGAACTTTACCTCTACCGCAGCGACTAGCAACATCAGCTACAACACAATCAATTCCCTCCTCAATCAAGGCACCTCAGTCATTATCTCCACCTCTTCTGCCGGCAACGGCAATGGGGACATCACTTTTATCAGCGACCGCTTCGCCCAAGGCGGCGTCCTCAACTTTACTGGCAACAACACTACTCTCACCCTAAACGCACATCGGAACATCATCGTCCAAGAAGGCGTCACAATAAACCTCAAAGGCACCGCAAACACCGGCCAACAACTCATCCTCAATGCCAACACCACCAATGGCTCAATCAATATCCTAGGCAATCTTACCCTAGATGCCGCTATGGACGGCCTCAAAGCCCAAGCTGCTGCAATCCACTTTGGCCCTAAAGGAGCCCTGTTTGCCGGTGCTGGAGATATCTCTATCCATGCCTTGCAAGGCGATATCACATTCGACTCCGGAGCCGTATTAAATGCCTCTCCATCCTCCAATCCCTCTATCGAAACGCACCTCACCCTCAACGCAAACAAAGGCCAAATCATCATGGCCAAAAACGGCCCCGAAAACCCCAATAAAATCTCCTCCATCATCATAGACGGCCACTCAGCGCGCCTGAAAGCCGAAAAAGACATCACCCTCGCAGATATTCAATTTCGTCTCAACGGTTCACGTGACGTCGAGATCACCTCTGAAAAAGGATCCATAAACATCACCGACCTCTTCGCCGCCAACCTCGGCAACCAAAACCTCATACTCAGCGCTGCAAAAGATATCACCCAACAACGCGGAGCCGATTTCTACATCCTCACTCGCCCCAACAACAACTCCACCTTCAGCCTCCTAGCAGACACTGGAAAAATCACCCTCGAAGGCAACCTCTATGCTGATTCTCTAGCCCCGCTTAATCTCCTCATAGAATCACAAGGCGACGTCACCCTCAATGGATCCTACAATTCAGGCAAAGCTCGAGAATATTCAATTCTATCCAATGAAGGATCCGTGCAAATGCTGCCCTCTGCCTCCCTCAACACCGCAGCCAGCCAAATCCAAATCATCGCAGAAAAAAATTTGACCCTAGGCAACCTAGAATTCTCACTCCTCACCCAAAATTCTCACATCACTGCATCGACCGGCACAATCACCCTCTCCGGACTCAACAACTTTTCCATAGACGATGCCACCTTACTCCTCAAAGCGCACGGCCCCATCACACTCTCCGAAAGCGCTGAAATCCAACTCCGCTCCTCTCGCAAAAACGGCGTCATCGAAATCGATTCCCAATCAGATTCCCAAGGCTCACTCGATATTCAAGCCAGCCTACAAAGCACCGCCGACGCACCTGTAGCTTTCAAAGCCTCAGCTCCTGCTATTACCCTAGGCCCCACCGCCCAACTCAAATCCCTCCGCGGCATCGATCTCAAATCACGATCATCCGACATCACCCTCGCAGCAAATGCCAAAATAGACAGCCGATCCATGACCGATCCCTTCCAACTCAACGCAGCGCGAGATCTCATCCTCTCCGATAGCTCATCCATCCACGCCTCCACCACCGCACCCGCATCAATTCAAGCTCAAAACAATATCCGCCTCTCTACAGTCCACTTGGAAAGCACCCACGACAGCGACATCGTCATCCGTGCAATCAATGGCTCCATCTTAGATAATACAAACGCCGAAACCGCTAACCTCTCTTGGAAAACTGCCAACAATCGCTCCCTTCACCTACAAGCAGGTCAACACATCGGCACGCCTCAAAACGACCTCAACCTCCGCGCCCTCGCCGATAACGCGCAACTCCGCATCCAAGCCAATCAACACATCTACACCACTGAGTCCGGCTCAAACATCTCGACCCTTTCTCTCCAAACTGTGTCTAGCGCCTCCGGCGATATCCGCATCAAAGCCTCCGGAGCCACAAACCTAGTCCTTGCCGAACCTGTTGCAACGCAAGCCCCTGGCCGATCGATCACTATAACCAACGACACCCGCGACGGACGCCTCACTCAAAATGCTACTATCGGCAGTCCATCCCTCTCTACCTCCATCCATCTCGCCGCCTCGCGCGAAATTCAACAATCACCCAACACCAAAATTCAAGCCAGCGGTGGATCCGTAAAACTCGAGACCACAGATCCCAACGCCGCAGGCAAAATCCACGGCGCCACAGGCCCATACCGATCCCTCCAAATTGACAACGCCAGCACCCTCTCCGCCCGCACCGCGTCGCCCACCCTCACAGCCGCTGGAGCCATAGACGATTCTGGCCTCATTAAAATCTCTCACGACACCACAGCGCCTACGACCACGGTTGAAAATCTCACAGGCCGCAACATCATCCTCACACACCGCGGGCCAGACCAATCGCAGCTTATCATCAATCAAGTCCAATCCACCAACAACACCGACTCTCGCCTCATGATCCTCGCCGGGCGCCACAGCGGAGAAAATACCCCCGATAATCTCCGCGCAGCAGACCTTGTCATCAATGGCAACATCCAAAGTCCATCCCAAAACTTCAACAACATCCTGCTCGCAGCCAACCGCAACGTCACCATCAACAACTCCGCCACCGTCCAGGCCCGCAACGGCGGCGTCATCCAAATCGTCGCCGACGAATCCAAACCCACCTCTATCGGAGAGGGACGCATCACAAACCAAGGCACACTCAATGCCGGTAACAACGGACAAGTCATTCTCTACAGCAATCGCCTCCAAGATACACGTCCCGGCGTCATCGTCGCGGCCAACAGCGCCGATGCCGCCGGCCAACGTTTCTATCAAAGAGATCTAGGAACCAACGCCTATAACCCCCTCAGCATCCCATCAAATCTACCGCCAGGCCAGACCCCAGGAGCCGATCTTTACAAAGAAAGCGCTCCTGGTGGCGGCGGAGATGATGGTAGCGGCAACAATCCACCCAGTGGTGGCGGGGGCAACAATCCACCGAGCGGTGGTGGAGGCAACAATCCACCCAGTGGTGGAGGCGGCAACAATCCACCCGGCGGTGGCGGAGGTAACAATCCACCTAGTGGTGGAGGCGGCAACAATCCACCCAGTGGTGGCGGGGACAACAATCCACCCAGCGGCAGCAACAACCCGCCTGGAGGAGGCAGCAATAATCCCCCTGGTGAAGGCACTGGAGTTCGCAGTGGCTTCGGGGATCAAGAAGATGAGAGCTTAAGACGATTTGTAGCAGAAAATGACAAATATCTTCGCATGGCGATCGATGCGCTCAACCGCATTACTACCATGGAGCAGAGTAAAATTGCACAAAAAGGCGTCTATGGACGCCCATGGGACTACCTGTTAGCTGAAATTTACATCGGCTTGAACCTGGCCAATGAAGAAATACCCGATACCTTGCGCGTCTGGCGCGACAATACTCTGCGTCGCTTGTTTGTCGGAGAGAAGAAACCCCCGCACATTAACGTCGAAGGACTTCCAGATGCAGTCGTCCAAGGGGTCTACAACCAAGAATATTGGGGTCGCTACACGACTCAGGAGCGAATTGAAATCATTCGAGAGATTTTAGAAAAACGTTACAAAGAAAAACGTGCGAAGAAAAACCGCCCTTCCACAAGCCAAGCCCTAGAGCCTCGACGCACAGTGCGCAGCACAACCACCGTGCCCGCTCCAACCATGCCGAATCAGGGCAGACAACAGCCAGTTGCACCATCAAGAACGCCGATCAACATGCCAGCCACGCAGGGTCTTGTTCCACCGGGCACGGAGGAAAAAATCGATCCATCTTTCTTCAGAACCACCGTTATCCCGCCTGATGGAGGACGCCCAATTATTGTTGAGCAACCTCGTGAGATCCGCAGACCAGCAATTCCTCCTGAGGATAGTGGTATTTATCGAATCTTGCCTCGCTAG
- the thiD gene encoding bifunctional hydroxymethylpyrimidine kinase/phosphomethylpyrimidine kinase has translation MQAAQAGTIPVALTIAGSDNSGGAGIQADLKTFHQLGCFGVTALTCVVAEHPGKVSRIVSLDPSMVSEQIRLCAEVYPLGAIKTGMLFSYEIITAVAATLKNMPSASLIIDPVMVASSGARLLLDTAINALKELLFPLATLITPNRDEAEILWGNPINNESALRECARELSSRYHTSFLVKGGHLQGDNAIDVLCQADGDLHEFSAPRVPQTNPHGTGCTFSAAITAYIAHGHSLVEAVAYAKDFITEAVRTHHRFGPYALLNHHARAERSRDR, from the coding sequence ATGCAAGCCGCACAAGCTGGCACCATCCCAGTCGCTTTGACGATCGCTGGCTCAGATAATAGTGGCGGTGCAGGAATCCAAGCTGATCTAAAGACTTTTCACCAATTGGGGTGCTTTGGTGTAACGGCACTGACTTGCGTTGTCGCCGAGCATCCGGGCAAAGTCTCTCGAATTGTCTCCTTAGATCCGTCTATGGTTTCTGAACAAATCCGCCTCTGCGCTGAGGTATATCCGCTGGGCGCAATAAAAACGGGGATGCTTTTTTCGTATGAGATTATCACCGCTGTCGCTGCAACGCTAAAAAACATGCCTTCTGCGTCGTTGATCATCGATCCTGTGATGGTAGCCTCTAGTGGCGCTCGACTTCTTTTAGATACAGCGATCAATGCGCTAAAAGAGCTTCTTTTTCCTCTCGCCACACTCATCACACCCAATCGAGATGAAGCCGAGATCCTATGGGGGAATCCGATAAATAACGAATCAGCACTTCGTGAATGTGCGCGCGAGCTCTCCTCTCGCTACCATACCTCTTTCCTCGTCAAAGGCGGTCATTTACAGGGCGACAACGCCATCGACGTGCTCTGCCAAGCAGATGGCGACCTTCATGAATTTTCTGCGCCGAGGGTGCCTCAAACAAATCCGCACGGCACAGGCTGCACTTTTTCAGCGGCTATCACTGCTTACATTGCCCACGGTCATTCTTTAGTGGAAGCAGTGGCTTATGCTAAGGATTTTATCACTGAGGCTGTCCGCACCCATCACCGTTTCGGTCCTTATGCCCTGTTAAATCATCATGCTCGAGCTGAAAGAAGCCGCGATAGATAG
- the pdhA gene encoding pyruvate dehydrogenase (acetyl-transferring) E1 component subunit alpha gives MPAVSKNEGVELRSEGKINLELRPEEKRHLLRQMLLIRRFEEKAAQAFTQGKIRGFCHLYIGQEAVAVGTISVLRPDDAVITAYRDHGHALARGMCPKVCMAELFGKRAGCSKGKGGSMHFFDAKRHFYGGHGIVGGQTPLGAGLAFAQKYLGTGGVTLCYLGDGAVNQGVFHEAMNLAALWKLPVIYIIENNEYAMGTSLARSSAGLPLVNRAHAYDMAGLVADGMDLDDVRAKTAEAVALARSESQPTLMEIRTYRYRGHSMSDPGLYRTKEEVDRHKKSDPILLYESKLLEEGVMTTDAVEQLDEEVKAEVQDAYDFADNSPDPEIEEVFDDIFSPEDQIEEIPRRNRYYR, from the coding sequence ATGCCTGCAGTGAGTAAGAACGAAGGAGTCGAATTACGGTCGGAAGGAAAAATCAACTTGGAATTGCGTCCTGAAGAGAAGCGCCATCTTCTGAGGCAGATGCTGCTCATAAGGCGTTTTGAAGAGAAAGCCGCGCAAGCTTTTACGCAAGGCAAGATTAGGGGTTTCTGTCATTTATACATCGGCCAGGAGGCCGTTGCTGTCGGCACGATATCTGTTTTGAGGCCCGATGATGCTGTAATTACGGCTTATCGGGATCATGGCCATGCCTTGGCAAGGGGCATGTGTCCGAAAGTTTGTATGGCTGAGCTATTCGGGAAGCGTGCGGGGTGTTCGAAGGGGAAGGGGGGCTCGATGCATTTTTTCGATGCAAAACGGCACTTTTACGGAGGCCATGGGATTGTAGGAGGTCAGACTCCTTTGGGGGCAGGTCTCGCTTTTGCGCAGAAGTATCTCGGGACGGGTGGAGTGACGTTGTGTTATTTGGGCGATGGTGCGGTGAATCAAGGGGTTTTCCACGAGGCGATGAATCTAGCTGCGTTGTGGAAGTTGCCGGTTATTTACATTATCGAAAACAACGAATACGCTATGGGCACAAGTCTTGCTCGCAGCTCTGCTGGACTACCGCTGGTGAATCGCGCTCACGCTTACGACATGGCCGGGCTTGTCGCTGACGGAATGGATCTGGATGATGTGCGGGCCAAGACGGCTGAGGCTGTGGCCTTGGCTCGCTCTGAGAGCCAGCCTACGTTGATGGAGATACGGACATATCGCTATCGCGGTCATTCGATGTCAGATCCTGGACTCTATCGCACCAAAGAGGAAGTCGATCGGCACAAGAAATCCGACCCAATATTGTTATATGAATCCAAGCTGCTGGAAGAAGGAGTGATGACCACTGATGCGGTGGAGCAATTGGACGAAGAGGTCAAAGCTGAAGTGCAAGATGCATATGATTTTGCGGACAACAGCCCTGATCCAGAGATAGAGGAGGTGTTTGACGATATTTTCAGCCCTGAGGATCAGATTGAGGAAATCCCGCGACGAAACCGATACTATCGATAA